Proteins from one Algicella marina genomic window:
- a CDS encoding winged helix-turn-helix transcriptional regulator, giving the protein MPEPSRPVAGHGDPVPGSRSGQPIMVLFDLLSRRWTMGILWNLSDGNRTFRDLQSRCGSASPSVLNTRLKELRSVELVEKAADGYALTVTGRELFGHLEPLGDWAMEWVPSVGNGAEPKPTTRKR; this is encoded by the coding sequence TTGCCAGAACCTTCGAGGCCCGTAGCCGGCCACGGCGATCCGGTTCCCGGCTCCCGCAGCGGCCAGCCGATCATGGTGCTGTTCGACCTGCTCAGCCGTCGCTGGACCATGGGCATTCTCTGGAATCTGTCCGATGGCAACCGCACGTTCCGGGATTTGCAGTCCCGCTGCGGATCCGCCTCGCCCAGTGTCCTCAATACCCGTCTGAAGGAACTCCGCTCCGTCGAATTGGTGGAGAAGGCAGCGGACGGTTACGCGCTGACAGTGACAGGCCGCGAGCTATTCGGCCATCTAGAACCGCTCGGCGACTGGGCGATGGAATGGGTACCGTCAGTTGGAAACGGGGCAGAGCCGAAGCCGACCACCCGTAAGCGGTGA
- the dapF gene encoding diaminopimelate epimerase — MVTSASTAPVRFRKMHGLGNDFVIIDARAGVDQVTPALAQALGDRHRGVGFDQLAVIHADPSADARLTFWNADGSLSAACGNATRCIARLLMEESGAERLRLRTDFDVLIAEEAGNGLTRVNMGRPALDWADVPLAEPHDTVALPLPGAPGALSMGNPHCVFFVSDAEGADIAAQGAEYETHPLFPERTNVEMVQVLAPDRLRLRIWERGVGITLASGSCACAALVAAARKGLAERVATIVVDGGELHGAWRDDGVWLTGPTQKVFEAEISAEFGL, encoded by the coding sequence ATGGTTACAAGCGCGTCCACCGCGCCGGTCCGCTTTCGCAAGATGCACGGGCTCGGCAATGATTTCGTGATCATCGACGCCCGCGCGGGTGTCGATCAGGTGACGCCTGCGCTGGCGCAGGCGCTGGGCGACAGGCATCGTGGCGTTGGGTTCGACCAACTGGCGGTGATCCATGCCGACCCGTCCGCCGATGCGAGGCTGACATTTTGGAATGCCGATGGCTCCCTCTCTGCCGCCTGCGGAAACGCGACGCGCTGCATCGCCCGGCTGCTGATGGAGGAGAGTGGCGCGGAACGGCTGCGGCTGCGGACGGATTTCGACGTGCTGATCGCCGAGGAGGCCGGAAACGGGCTGACGCGGGTGAACATGGGCCGCCCGGCGCTCGACTGGGCCGATGTGCCGCTGGCGGAGCCGCACGACACGGTGGCGCTGCCACTTCCCGGCGCTCCGGGAGCGCTGAGCATGGGCAATCCGCATTGCGTGTTCTTCGTCAGCGATGCCGAGGGTGCGGATATCGCAGCGCAGGGGGCGGAATACGAAACTCACCCGCTGTTCCCCGAGCGGACCAACGTGGAGATGGTGCAGGTACTGGCGCCGGACAGACTGCGCCTGCGCATCTGGGAACGGGGCGTGGGCATCACACTCGCGTCCGGATCCTGCGCCTGTGCGGCGCTGGTGGCTGCGGCCCGCAAGGGACTGGCCGAGCGGGTGGCGACGATCGTGGTCGATGGCGGCGAGTTGCACGGCGCGTGGCGCGACGATGGTGTCTGGCTGACCGGGCCGACGCAGAAAGTGTTCGAGGCGGAGATCTCGGCGGAGTTCGGCTTGTGA
- a CDS encoding DMT family transporter, whose protein sequence is MSKSTVQDILLWLLLAMMWGSSYAVIKVGVAPLPVMVLVAGRMLVGSAVILAVLKLRGMRLSRRLCDWGAYAVTGLLGSVLPFLLITQGEKVVDSALASILIGVAPVVTLLLANWLIADERMTVRSIAGVCGGLAGVAVLVGPSALGGIGAHLGGQVAILAAAVCYAASTIFIRRWVRRPALEMAAGSMLVGTAVICTVAAMRGADVGAVDFDLSSLGTIVYLGLFSTACANLIYFHLVPRLGATRMAQVNFAVPVAGVVIGTVVLGEVLTAQRLLALTIICGSVWNGTTGRGRTCPPRGCVEA, encoded by the coding sequence ATGAGCAAGTCGACGGTTCAGGACATTCTGCTTTGGCTCTTGCTGGCGATGATGTGGGGATCCTCCTATGCTGTCATAAAGGTAGGGGTCGCCCCGCTGCCGGTGATGGTGCTGGTTGCCGGGCGGATGCTGGTCGGCAGTGCCGTGATCCTAGCGGTGTTGAAACTGCGTGGGATGCGGCTGTCGCGACGGCTGTGCGACTGGGGTGCCTATGCGGTGACAGGGCTATTGGGCAGTGTACTGCCGTTCCTGTTGATCACCCAAGGGGAGAAGGTCGTGGACAGTGCGCTGGCGTCGATCCTAATCGGTGTGGCGCCGGTGGTGACGCTGCTGCTTGCCAACTGGCTGATCGCGGACGAGCGGATGACGGTGCGCAGTATTGCCGGCGTTTGTGGAGGGTTGGCCGGGGTGGCGGTGCTGGTGGGGCCTTCGGCACTGGGCGGCATCGGTGCGCATCTTGGCGGGCAAGTGGCAATTCTGGCGGCGGCGGTGTGTTACGCGGCCTCGACGATCTTCATCCGGCGATGGGTAAGGCGACCGGCGTTGGAAATGGCTGCGGGGTCGATGCTGGTGGGGACGGCTGTTATTTGCACGGTGGCTGCGATGAGGGGCGCGGATGTGGGCGCGGTGGACTTCGACCTGTCATCGCTGGGCACGATTGTCTATCTGGGGCTGTTTTCGACTGCCTGTGCCAACCTGATCTATTTCCACCTCGTGCCGCGCCTCGGGGCGACACGGATGGCGCAGGTGAACTTTGCCGTGCCCGTCGCTGGGGTGGTGATCGGCACGGTGGTGTTGGGCGAGGTGCTGACGGCGCAGCGTTTGCTGGCACTGACGATCATCTGCGGATCGGTGTGGAACGGGACGACGGGGCGCGGCCGGACTTGCCCGCCCCGCGGTTGCGTGGAGGCATGA
- a CDS encoding DUF6519 domain-containing protein, with translation MSGDYSRDSFNALRDFASVYLQQGRPVLDSDWNEMVDIFERRIRTATVDTIGRAVVPRETIDGFEIRFTPAGDGLEIGRGRKYLDGILLECHGAANFTGGAPTLSDPVFDRARPDTTTPVGEGPEGVLDEMIPPPEGDFVPYGAQPYWPTPEDLVTQGTHVAYVVAWQREVTPVEMPSLLEPALGGNDTTTRLQTVWQVRTHPAPDGTTCATPDADIPGFEALTAPSPARLTTGTRDIEDPEDPCLVPPTEGYSGIENQFYRVEIHTPGEPDANGNPPAQEAASFKFSRENASVIAAVETITPSATAHSVTVSRIGRDEILRFRAGDWVELTDNHREFNHRSGEMLRIADVHPETREIEFETPIADAELIPSGAGSDTTTIRRTRLIRWDQRGVIRLADDAGTEWVDLDAPGADGLIPVPPAGTALVLENGITVEFSTAAGPGSYRAMDHWRFAARTAGTQVEELRQAPPDGIQRHYCRLAVVAFGTPNAPGSILDCRTFWPPVFEGDGEGCFCTVCVTAEQHNSGELTIQQAIDQIPAAGGTVCLEAGNYLLSDPVVVEDRNALTIAGQGLGTILLYQGEGAAFQVRTANDIQLERFSLLVAPDEDENGSPQLAHGIAAINTGLLAFRRLAVLVFGPNPEDSFNHGIALDGTQIGVKVEECVVVAPIALGSRSTFGLDADGDLTFAAFAELRVLDCILFGGRIAVQFDRVAMNISAALLSRNLVFSSGTGIRINWAEIPAASLSIDNSTIVADRTALLIGADTARILDCEISAGDEGGDGILLVPNIVPEARTDAQIIGNTIFDLAGAGIRISGIHDTILIKRNLIRRCDEAGIATTPEAEIRHIAIDNNAIEDITGITGELGAAGIVLTTAASGQIVGNGINDIGGGGQDGQVFAGIAVQGSAAIDISHNTIIAVGPDSAEVRAYGIYVAPPVLTVTISDNRIIARPAAAASDFLSWRGIQIGQDRVIDPDTTPGTTVGNITAELPTYRPNTAAYLSAGETVYRVAAASFVATPLGAPSQIGIRGNQVRSSRMVTQPLVQIIGAGARSIDFSNNQCDLQGVRDDIFVFDVVQAAAPRISLSANTITHNTFGTSIRLVTGANGAATPIGNITSEEIVLNGATLGQPFAALNLQA, from the coding sequence ATGAGCGGTGACTACAGCAGAGACAGCTTCAACGCGCTCCGGGATTTCGCGAGCGTCTATCTTCAGCAGGGACGCCCGGTGCTGGACAGCGACTGGAACGAGATGGTCGACATCTTCGAACGGCGCATCCGTACCGCAACCGTCGATACCATCGGCCGCGCCGTCGTTCCGCGCGAAACCATCGACGGCTTCGAAATCCGCTTCACCCCGGCGGGTGACGGGCTGGAGATCGGCCGTGGCCGCAAGTACCTCGACGGTATTCTGCTCGAATGTCACGGCGCCGCCAATTTCACTGGCGGGGCCCCGACCTTGTCGGACCCTGTATTCGACCGCGCCCGCCCGGACACCACCACGCCTGTCGGCGAAGGCCCGGAAGGCGTGCTCGACGAAATGATCCCCCCGCCCGAAGGCGACTTCGTACCCTACGGTGCACAGCCCTACTGGCCAACGCCGGAAGACCTCGTCACCCAGGGCACTCACGTCGCCTATGTCGTCGCCTGGCAGCGAGAGGTAACGCCCGTCGAAATGCCTTCTCTGCTGGAGCCGGCCCTCGGCGGCAATGACACTACCACCCGCCTGCAAACCGTCTGGCAGGTCCGCACCCACCCCGCACCTGATGGCACCACCTGTGCGACACCCGACGCCGACATCCCCGGCTTCGAGGCCCTCACCGCCCCCAGCCCGGCCCGTCTCACCACCGGTACCCGCGACATCGAGGACCCGGAGGATCCCTGCCTCGTCCCGCCAACCGAAGGCTACTCCGGCATCGAGAACCAGTTCTATCGTGTGGAGATACACACCCCCGGCGAACCGGACGCGAACGGCAATCCTCCGGCACAGGAGGCAGCCAGCTTCAAGTTCAGTCGCGAAAACGCCTCTGTCATCGCTGCAGTGGAGACGATCACGCCGTCCGCCACCGCTCACAGCGTTACCGTCAGCCGCATAGGTCGCGACGAGATCCTGCGCTTCCGCGCCGGAGACTGGGTCGAACTCACCGACAATCACCGGGAATTCAATCACCGCTCGGGCGAGATGCTGCGCATTGCCGACGTCCACCCCGAGACCCGCGAGATCGAGTTTGAGACGCCCATCGCCGATGCCGAGCTCATCCCCTCCGGCGCTGGCAGCGACACCACCACCATACGCCGCACCCGCCTGATCCGCTGGGATCAGCGCGGTGTCATCCGGCTGGCCGACGACGCCGGCACCGAATGGGTGGACCTCGATGCCCCCGGCGCCGATGGTCTCATCCCCGTCCCGCCCGCTGGCACCGCTTTGGTGCTGGAAAACGGCATCACCGTCGAATTTTCCACCGCCGCGGGCCCCGGCAGCTACCGCGCGATGGATCACTGGCGCTTCGCCGCCCGCACCGCCGGCACCCAGGTGGAGGAACTGCGACAGGCCCCGCCAGACGGCATCCAGCGCCACTACTGCCGTCTGGCCGTCGTTGCCTTCGGCACGCCGAATGCTCCGGGCAGCATTCTCGATTGCCGAACCTTTTGGCCGCCAGTCTTTGAGGGCGATGGCGAAGGCTGCTTCTGCACCGTTTGCGTCACCGCCGAGCAGCACAACTCCGGCGAACTGACGATCCAGCAGGCCATCGACCAGATCCCTGCAGCCGGCGGCACCGTCTGCCTCGAAGCGGGCAATTACCTCCTCTCCGATCCAGTGGTCGTGGAGGATCGCAACGCCCTCACCATCGCGGGGCAGGGCCTCGGAACCATCCTGCTCTATCAGGGCGAGGGCGCGGCCTTTCAGGTCCGGACCGCCAACGACATCCAACTTGAACGCTTCAGCCTGCTCGTTGCCCCGGACGAGGATGAGAACGGCAGCCCACAGCTCGCCCACGGAATCGCGGCCATCAACACCGGCCTTCTGGCCTTCCGTCGCCTGGCCGTCCTGGTCTTCGGCCCCAACCCTGAGGACAGCTTCAACCACGGCATCGCGCTCGACGGCACCCAGATCGGCGTGAAGGTCGAGGAATGCGTCGTCGTCGCCCCGATAGCGTTGGGCTCTCGTTCCACGTTCGGGCTGGATGCCGACGGCGACCTGACCTTCGCCGCCTTCGCCGAACTGCGGGTGCTGGATTGCATCCTGTTCGGCGGCCGTATCGCCGTGCAGTTCGACCGGGTGGCGATGAACATCTCCGCCGCGCTGCTCTCGCGCAACCTCGTGTTCTCGTCAGGTACCGGTATCCGCATCAACTGGGCCGAAATTCCGGCGGCCAGCCTCTCAATAGACAATTCGACCATCGTAGCCGACCGCACGGCCCTTCTCATCGGGGCCGACACCGCCCGGATACTGGATTGCGAAATTTCGGCGGGTGACGAAGGCGGCGACGGTATTTTGCTCGTTCCAAATATCGTGCCGGAGGCCCGCACCGACGCCCAGATTATCGGCAACACCATCTTCGACCTTGCGGGCGCCGGCATCCGCATTTCCGGCATCCACGACACCATCCTCATCAAGCGCAACCTCATCCGCCGTTGCGACGAGGCCGGCATCGCCACCACCCCCGAGGCCGAAATCCGCCACATCGCCATCGACAACAATGCCATCGAGGATATCACCGGCATCACCGGCGAACTCGGGGCTGCGGGTATCGTGCTGACGACAGCCGCATCCGGCCAGATCGTCGGCAACGGCATAAACGATATCGGCGGCGGCGGACAGGACGGGCAGGTCTTTGCCGGCATTGCCGTGCAGGGTTCCGCCGCCATCGATATCAGCCACAACACCATCATTGCGGTCGGCCCGGACAGCGCCGAGGTACGCGCATACGGGATCTACGTCGCCCCGCCAGTTCTGACGGTAACGATCAGCGACAATCGCATCATCGCCCGGCCTGCCGCCGCAGCGTCCGACTTCCTGTCATGGCGCGGCATCCAGATCGGCCAGGACAGGGTGATCGACCCCGACACCACTCCAGGAACCACCGTCGGCAATATCACCGCAGAATTGCCGACCTATCGGCCAAACACCGCCGCCTACCTGTCGGCCGGCGAAACCGTCTACCGCGTCGCCGCCGCCAGCTTCGTCGCCACACCGCTGGGCGCCCCGTCTCAGATCGGCATCAGGGGCAATCAGGTGCGCTCGTCGCGCATGGTCACACAACCGTTGGTGCAGATCATCGGCGCCGGTGCGCGCAGCATCGACTTCAGCAACAACCAGTGCGATCTTCAGGGCGTGCGCGACGACATCTTCGTCTTCGATGTCGTGCAGGCGGCCGCACCACGCATCAGCCTGTCGGCCAACACCATCACCCACAACACCTTCGGCACGTCCATCCGGCTGGTGACAGGCGCAAACGGCGCGGCCACGCCGATCGGCAATATCACGTCAGAGGAAATCGTCCTGAACGGCGCAACGCTCGGCCAGCCATTCGCCGCGCTGAACCTTCAGGCCTGA
- the mtaB gene encoding tRNA (N(6)-L-threonylcarbamoyladenosine(37)-C(2))-methylthiotransferase MtaB yields the protein MSAPKFETFGCRLNAYETEAMKELAAGAGLENAVVVNTCAVTTEAVRQSRQRIRRLAKDNPGARIIVTGCAAQTEPETYSAMPEVAHVVGNLEKMRGETWAGLTGADFIGETERVQVDDIMSATETAGHLIDGFGTRARAYVQVQNGCDHRCTFCIIPYGRGNSRSVPAGVVVEQIQRLVERGYHEVVLTGVDLTSWGSDLPAVPKLGDLVQRILKLVPGLARLRISSIDSIEADPALVEAIASESRLMPHLHLSLQAGDDLILKRMKRRHLRDDAIRFCADMRAARPDIVFGADIIAGFPTETEEMFARSLDLVEECGLTWLHVFPYSVRHGTPAAKMPQVDGVAIKERAARLRAAGEARVAAHLAAQVGREAEVLTETPERGRLRDFTEVRFTQPVAEGALVRARLVSMDEGAMLGEAAA from the coding sequence GTGAGCGCGCCGAAGTTCGAAACCTTTGGCTGCCGCCTGAACGCCTACGAGACCGAGGCGATGAAGGAACTGGCGGCCGGTGCCGGCCTTGAGAACGCCGTGGTGGTGAACACCTGCGCCGTGACGACGGAGGCCGTGCGCCAGAGCCGCCAGCGCATCCGGCGGTTGGCGAAGGACAACCCAGGTGCCAGAATCATCGTGACGGGATGCGCAGCACAGACGGAGCCCGAGACCTATTCGGCCATGCCCGAAGTGGCGCATGTGGTCGGCAACCTCGAGAAGATGCGCGGCGAAACATGGGCGGGCCTGACCGGTGCGGATTTCATTGGCGAGACGGAGCGGGTGCAGGTCGATGACATCATGTCTGCCACCGAGACGGCGGGGCATCTGATCGACGGGTTCGGCACGCGGGCGCGCGCGTATGTGCAGGTGCAGAACGGCTGCGACCATCGCTGCACCTTCTGCATCATTCCCTATGGCCGCGGCAATTCCCGCTCCGTTCCTGCGGGCGTGGTGGTGGAACAGATCCAGAGGCTGGTGGAACGCGGCTACCACGAGGTCGTGCTGACGGGGGTGGACCTGACGAGCTGGGGTTCGGATCTGCCCGCCGTCCCGAAGCTGGGCGATCTGGTGCAGCGCATCCTGAAGCTGGTGCCGGGCTTGGCGCGGCTGCGGATTTCCTCCATCGACAGTATCGAGGCTGACCCGGCGCTGGTGGAGGCGATCGCTTCCGAGTCGCGGTTGATGCCGCATCTGCATCTTTCCCTTCAGGCGGGCGACGACTTGATCCTGAAGCGGATGAAGCGACGGCACCTGCGCGACGATGCCATCCGCTTTTGTGCCGACATGCGGGCAGCGCGGCCCGATATCGTTTTCGGCGCCGATATCATCGCGGGATTTCCGACGGAAACGGAAGAGATGTTCGCCCGGTCGCTGGACCTGGTGGAAGAGTGCGGGCTGACATGGCTGCACGTGTTCCCCTATTCCGTGCGCCACGGCACGCCGGCCGCGAAGATGCCGCAGGTTGATGGCGTGGCGATCAAGGAACGGGCGGCGCGCTTGCGGGCCGCGGGTGAAGCACGTGTGGCGGCACATCTGGCGGCGCAGGTCGGCCGTGAAGCGGAAGTGCTGACCGAAACGCCCGAGCGGGGGCGTCTGAGGGATTTCACCGAAGTCCGGTTCACGCAGCCGGTGGCGGAGGGTGCGCTGGTGCGCGCACGTCTGGTGAGCATGGACGAAGGCGCGATGCTGGGCGAAGCGGCGGCCTGA